The genomic stretch GTGCGTCGTTTTTACACTCCGCTGGACTCGCTGCGCGTATCCCCAGTGTAACGGCTATCGAAGGTAACGCTCGCCAATTTTGCCCGGGTGCCAATGATAGTTGGCGGGACGAATTCCCATCCATTTTCAACATCACCGATGGGACTGTCGGCACACAGGTACTCACTGCACTGGGACTCGGTCATTAATACCGGTTGTTTCTGTTTCTTGGTCCGCGACGGTAATGTTGGTAACAACATTCCGTTGTTCAGGGAGTCGGACCGGAAAATCCTCGATGACACCGTTAATCAGTTCTTTAATTGTCGCTTTGACCGGATCGAAGGGTATGCATTCAAGAACGATGACGGCGCGATGCTTTGAAGGCGCGATGTTATACGTCAGACCGTATTGGAGTCCGAGATGCATCAGTTCGGGTTCGACACTGATAGAGATATGCCTGCGTTCCTGCTCGGTGACAAAGAAACTATCAAGGATGAAGTGCGTGTGAATCCACGCTTCTCTTTCTTCAACAATTTTCATATTTTAATTTTACCTTGCGGTTCGGTCAGGTGGGTTAAGAATTTTACGTTCCTTTCCGTATATCCGCCCTCCACTACGTTCCGGGCTACGTACCTTGGATATCAAGAAAAATAGCCATCTCCCAATGCTACCTTATCCTCCATTGTAGTATTAACCGTGAAAAGTGTCAATTCTGCGAAAATGTGACAATTTGACGGATTGGCACTTTACGACTTAACTGCTGAATGTTCCCGTTGTGCCATCGGATTTGGAGGTTACTTATTTGCGATGCCTGTCCTAACCCAAAAATGAGACGCAGATCGTTACCCGACAGGTAACTTGCGCCGCAGATAACTTCCCGTAAGAGTGTTGTCCCATTCGCTTCTAACTGAACCTGCGCGCCGATCGCCTCCGTATTGCCATCTATCCCTACCAATTCCACCGTTAACCAAGCGTTTGTGTTACCGACCTCGTTCCTGAGAATAACTGTGGGGCGGTTCGATTGACAGAGCACAACGTCCACATCGCCATCCGTATCTATATCCCCAAAGAGCATCCCGCGGACGACGTAAGGTGTTTTATTCAGCTCTGCTTCGGCGGTAATCTCGGTGAAGCCAGTGCCGCCTTGATTGCGAAACAGCTGGACAGGTTGGGCGTAACTCTGTTTCGCGTCAATCTGTTCCACATTGTCCCAGATATGTCCATTCCCGACGAGTAGGTCTAACCAACCGTCGTTATCAAAGTCGATAAAGCGCGTACCGAAACCGAGCGCGTAGAAAGAAGCATCGGCGAGGTTTGTGTCAAACGTCACATCCTCGAAATAGCCGTCGCCATCGTTTTGCATGAGGCAGTTCGCCTCCAATGCAAAATTGGACACCCAGAGGTCAATATCACCGTCGTTGTCGTAGTCTCCAGCGTCTATGCCCATAGAACCGTTTGCTATGCCATCGCCGTTGTAGGCAACGCCGCGAAGCACGCCTTCTTCTCGAAAAGTGCCGTTACCCTGATTGATGAAAAGTGTATTCGGAGACATATCGTTTGCGACGTAGATGTCCAACCATGTGTCGTTGTTCACATCTGTGAAGACGACCCCGAGCCCCCGCGTCGTAGGTTCATAGACCCCTGCAGATCTCGTTATGTCTGTGAAGGTGCCATCGCCGTTGTTTCGGTAAAGCACATCGGCGATGCCCTGATATTCATTGGGACCGCAGTAGATACGCAGGACGTTTTTGTAATAACACGGAATATCGGTCTCCAAGGCGTACTCGACATAGTTACACACGTAAAGATCTAAGTCGCCGTCTCGGTCAATATCTGCGAATGCGGCACTCGCGCTTAACAAGGGACAGCCCACCTGTGCGTGTTCGGTTACATCGGTAAACGTGCCGTCCCCGTTGTTTCGGTAGAGGATATTTTTGCCTAAGTTTGTTACATACAGATCGCGATACCCATCAGAATTATAATCCGCGGCGACAGCACCGAGACCATAACCCGTATCACCGAGGTTTGCGGCGGTCGTGATGTCAACAAAAACACCCGCATCGTTTCGATAGAGACGGTTTGTGGGGGACGCTTCTGTTGCTGGCAAGAGCGAATTGCCTTGAACGAGATAGAGATCCAAGTCGCCATCATTGTCAAAGTCAAAGAGTGCGCCTCCGCTCCCCATGGTTTCAACGAGTCGACGTTCCGCTGAGAAACCGTTGATGTGTCGAAAGTCAAGTTCCATTGCATCGGTCACGTCTCGGAAATAGGGCGCAGCACTACCGAGCAGTGGGTGTATGAGAAAGAGACAGGTCTGTAATATAAGAGACAGGAGGCGATGCACGTCGTGTTTCCGTTGGCGCATGGTCATGGGCGGGCTATTCTTTTATTATTGGGCGGGGACGGACAACCCGAAATCCGATTGTATGTGTTGAATCCAAAGGATAGAATTTGAACCGTAGACTTGAACGAAGAAACGCTCTTCCGACATCCCACGCGCCGCCCCGAATGACCCTTGCACGTAGGACATCTCGGAATCGGAGATTGAGTGGATCCTGGGAGGTTTCACCGTTATGTTGCTGATAGAAAGTTGGGCTATATTCATCAAGGCACCACTCCCATACATTTCCGGCAAGGTCTGCGATGCCGTTCGGAGATTCACCTTTCGGGAACTGACCTACCGGTATCGGACGATTGTAACGGCGCGCGAAGTTGGCATGCTGACGTGCTTTCGGCGGTGTGTTCCCCCACGGATATGTTCGTCCGTCCGCACCACGTGCTGCACGTTCCCACTGTGCTTCGGTTGGTAGGCTTCCGCCGATCCAGTCTGCAAACGCTTGCGCATCAAACCATGTTACGCCGACAACGGGCTGTGTGTCCCCGTTAAGTGTTTCATCTGCCCACGTCTCCTCACCACTGTGTCCGCGCGGCGTGGGACGGTTTGTTGCTTCAACGAAGGCGCGGTATTGTGCATTGGTGATTTCATACCGCGATATTTCGTAAGCGCTCAGGTAGACTGGATGTCGCGGCAATTCAGCGTGGAAAGTGTGTTGCTCCAACATAGAACTCCGCAATTTCGCGTCTTCGTAAGCGACTTTTGTCTCCTCGGGGGTTGACCCCATCAGAAAGGTGCCTTTGGGAATTGAGACCCATTCTATAGTGGCGAGGACCTGTTGAGCAGCGTCATTAACTTCGGAAACAGCAGAATTGGTGTAAAGAATAAGGATGGGTATGACGATTGCAAAACAAAAGCGTTTCACCTATGTCCCCCCATTAGAATTGACGTAGGAATCGGAGATCGTTTTCGTAGAGCGTTCGGATGTCCGGGATGCGAAACTGGAGGTTCGCAATCCGCTCCACCCCCATACCGAAGGCGAATCCTGTAACCTGATCCGGGTCGTAGTCCACGGCTTCAAATACAGCAGGATCAACAGCCCCAGCCCCCAAGATTTCGACCCAGCCTGTGCCGCCACAACTCCGACACCCTTTTCCCTGACAGACGGCACAGGTGATATCCATCTCTGCACTCGGCTCTGTAAAAGGGAAGAAGTGGGGACGGAAGCGCATCTGAGTCTTGTCTCCGAACATTTGTCGAGCAAAGGAGGTCAGAACGCCTTTGAGTTCGCTAAAAGTGGCGCGCGTATCCACAAGCAAACCTTCCACGTGATGAAACATCGGGGTGTGGGAGATATCGTAGTCTACCCGATAACATTTCCCTGGCACGATAATTCGGATCGGCGGTTTTTGGGTCTCCATGGCGCGGACCTGAACAGGCGAGGTATGGGTCCTCAAAAGACGTCCGTCCGTCAGGTAAAAAGTATCGTGCAAATCGCGAGCCGGATGATCGGCAGGCGTGTTCAGCGCATCAAAGTTGTAATACTCGGTCTCAACGTCGGGGCCCGTCACCACTTGGAATCCCATTTGACCGAAAATTGCCTCAATCCGCTCCAACGTTTGCATTATGGGGTGTGCCTTCCCGTAAGTCGGTTTCCGTCCGGGAAGTGTGATGTCAACGGCTTCTTCTTCAAGCTGCTGTTCCTGTTGCTGACGATGCAGTGTCTGCGTGGCTACTTCAAACGCTTCCGTGAGCATGGTGCGCACCTCATTTGCGAGTTTGCCAATTACTGGTCGCTCCTCTTTGGAAAGTTTGCCCATGCCCTTCATGACATCGGTGAGCTTTCCTCTACGCCCAAAATATGTGATTCGGAGCGATTCAAGCGCGTCTGGTGTTTTCACTGCTTTTAAAGCTTCAAGTGCCTCGGCTTGAATCGCTTGTAATTCCGCTTTCATTTTTTTAATTATTCCTTGCGGTTAAACAACGTACGTCTCAAATTTCACATGCCTTTCTTAAAACCGCCCTCCACTACGTTACGGGCTACGGATTTGGTACCATGAAGAGACCGATTTGCTAAGTTCTGTTGTGGTTCAGCGAGGACAGAAAACAAGCCATCCATCACGGGACACCCAATAAAAAATGCCTGTCACTTTGTCCTACAAAGGTTAATTTCCTTACCAGGACGAAAGCAATAGGCATCTATCAAGAAGAGAGGATCACACCTACACCTAACCTTTTGCGAGGGTGACGAGTTGTCCAAAACCGGCTTCATCGTTCACGGCGATGTCAGCGAGGACTTTCCGGTCGAGTTCAACACCAGCGGCTTTGAGCCCATGTATGAATCGACTATAGGTGAGTCCGTGCAATCTGGCGGCGGCGTTAATTCTCGCGATCCACAGTCGTCGGAAATCGCGTTTGCGAGCGCGTCGGTGTGCGTAGGCATAGTTCCATCCCTTCTCTACCGCTTCTTTAGCCGTGCGTTTGAGATTGTTTCGCCCAC from Candidatus Poribacteria bacterium encodes the following:
- the rplT gene encoding 50S ribosomal protein L20; the encoded protein is MARVKTGSVRRKRRNRILKHSKGYRGGRNNLKRTAKEAVEKGWNYAYAHRRARKRDFRRLWIARINAAARLHGLTYSRFIHGLKAAGVELDRKVLADIAVNDEAGFGQLVTLAKG
- a CDS encoding CRTAC1 family protein, giving the protein MTMRQRKHDVHRLLSLILQTCLFLIHPLLGSAAPYFRDVTDAMELDFRHINGFSAERRLVETMGSGGALFDFDNDGDLDLYLVQGNSLLPATEASPTNRLYRNDAGVFVDITTAANLGDTGYGLGAVAADYNSDGYRDLYVTNLGKNILYRNNGDGTFTDVTEHAQVGCPLLSASAAFADIDRDGDLDLYVCNYVEYALETDIPCYYKNVLRIYCGPNEYQGIADVLYRNNGDGTFTDITRSAGVYEPTTRGLGVVFTDVNNDTWLDIYVANDMSPNTLFINQGNGTFREEGVLRGVAYNGDGIANGSMGIDAGDYDNDGDIDLWVSNFALEANCLMQNDGDGYFEDVTFDTNLADASFYALGFGTRFIDFDNDGWLDLLVGNGHIWDNVEQIDAKQSYAQPVQLFRNQGGTGFTEITAEAELNKTPYVVRGMLFGDIDTDGDVDVVLCQSNRPTVILRNEVGNTNAWLTVELVGIDGNTEAIGAQVQLEANGTTLLREVICGASYLSGNDLRLIFGLGQASQISNLQIRWHNGNIQQLSRKVPIRQIVTFSQN
- a CDS encoding formylglycine-generating enzyme family protein; this encodes MKRFCFAIVIPILILYTNSAVSEVNDAAQQVLATIEWVSIPKGTFLMGSTPEETKVAYEDAKLRSSMLEQHTFHAELPRHPVYLSAYEISRYEITNAQYRAFVEATNRPTPRGHSGEETWADETLNGDTQPVVGVTWFDAQAFADWIGGSLPTEAQWERAARGADGRTYPWGNTPPKARQHANFARRYNRPIPVGQFPKGESPNGIADLAGNVWEWCLDEYSPTFYQQHNGETSQDPLNLRFRDVLRARVIRGGAWDVGRAFLRSSLRFKFYPLDSTHTIGFRVVRPRPIIKE
- the pheS gene encoding phenylalanine--tRNA ligase subunit alpha encodes the protein MKAELQAIQAEALEALKAVKTPDALESLRITYFGRRGKLTDVMKGMGKLSKEERPVIGKLANEVRTMLTEAFEVATQTLHRQQQEQQLEEEAVDITLPGRKPTYGKAHPIMQTLERIEAIFGQMGFQVVTGPDVETEYYNFDALNTPADHPARDLHDTFYLTDGRLLRTHTSPVQVRAMETQKPPIRIIVPGKCYRVDYDISHTPMFHHVEGLLVDTRATFSELKGVLTSFARQMFGDKTQMRFRPHFFPFTEPSAEMDITCAVCQGKGCRSCGGTGWVEILGAGAVDPAVFEAVDYDPDQVTGFAFGMGVERIANLQFRIPDIRTLYENDLRFLRQF